The nucleotide sequence CGTCCAATGTGCCAATCCAAGACGTTCGACCCCAATTACGACGGCTGGCATTCCAAGAACCTACCGACTGACCACCGGGTGCGAACATGATGGGGTATACGACGGTGACGATTCCACCTTCGGGTTGCGGGAACGACAAACCGTAGAACGCTCGAACGACGCAACTTATTACGCCGGCATCCGGCAAATCCGATCCACCATTGGCAGCGGTCGTGACTTTGCCATCACGCCCGATGACGAAACGAACGCCCACACGGCCCTGCAAATTCGGATTGTTGCGCAGGCCGTTTTCGTAACACAAGCGGAAACGACCAAAATTCTGGCGCACGATGCGCTGTATGATTTCCGGTGGCAATCGACCGCTCACCGTGGTTGCGCCCATTCGTACCGATGGAGGCTTGGCGCGATGCGACCCGCTCAAGCCTCCGTGGCCCGAGCCAAAGCCTTGCGTCGACCCAATGCCCATGCCAAACCCTTGCCCTCCACCGCCCTCGCCCCTTCCCGACAAACCCAGGCCACCGATGCCGATCGAGTCACCGAAATCCGGCGCCGAACCGCCTATTTCAGCCGCAGACGAAAGATTGCCATGACCATGCGTGCGAGGAATGCCGAAAGCAGCAAACATACGGTCATTTTCGAGCACGATGAGCGACGTGTGGCGGCTCATGACGTGGTACTTGATGGACTGGGCCACGATTTCCTTGGTGGCTTCGTCGTCCCCGCGCCGTTCGAGCTGTTCGATGCGAGCCGTTGCCCAGCGTCGCGCGAGCATATTTCGATTTTCTGAAGGAGCGTTCGAGAAAGCAAGCGGCCGGCTCCACGTCGCTGGTTGACCGTCGATTTCACCCGTGAGGCGAATGGTTTCACGTTCCGAACCCGTGGCCCCCGCGAGTTTTCCCACGACGACGATTTCTTCGCCCGCACGAAGCGCCGGAAGAACACTCGGAATGACGTCGACCATCCCCGCCGGTAATTCGAGTTTTGCGCCCATGAGCAGCGGCTTGCTCAAGCTTTTTGCAATGTCCTTAGCTCGGCGACCGAGATGATCACCGGGCGCGAGGCGTTCGTACGAAGCGGAAAGCGTTTCAGCAAGGCCCTGGAACACGATTTCGTCGACGGATGAACCAGCTCCGATGAAACGCAGCTCGGCGCGTTTTTCGGAAAGAACCGGGCGAACGCGGGCCGCAATCGTATCGACTTTCAATTCGCCTGCCGACGGCGAACCATCGCCGAGGTACACCACTTGACCTTTGTGAGCTTCGCCCAGACGTTGCAATGCGCTCGTCAAGGCAAACGAAATGTCGGTCGAGCCGGAGACGGTACGATCTCGCAACAATCGATGAGCTTCGTCCATGGATTCCGTCGATTTCGATGCGAGGCCTCGTTCGGGATACGAAACGCATGCGCTGTCGCAGAGGAGCAATGCAAACCGATCGCTTTGGCGCAATTGGCGCAAGATTTCTTTCGCTACGGTGACCTCTGCGGAATATCCGGCTTCGGTCATTCCGTGACTCGCGTCGAGCACGATGACTTTTTCGTCGCGATGCGTGGCCAAGGATTGATCGGCCGCCGCGGGGACGGGAATACGCACGGAAAAGAATCCACCATTCGCCGCCCCTTCGATGGCCACAGGCGCCGCATCCGATTCGGGACGCGGGTAATCGATCATGAAATCGCCTTCGGGAACGAATCCCTCAGCGCTGAAATCGGCATACAATCGGCCATTTTCAGTGCGCAGCGATGCAGAATGACCAGCCATTTTCGTTTCCGCAGCATTGGCCCCGGCATCTTCGATGGTCACGTGCAGGCGGAAATTGTCCATTTTGACGGCGCGATCGGGACCGAGCGACAATGGATACGTGTATTTGACGCGCCCTCCCACGACCGGCAAAACCTCGTCGTAGGCAAGGAGGACTTTGCGTGATTGGCGTGCCGGCATGGGGAATATTTTGAGGGAAAACGTGCTGCCGCCCTTCCATTCGAGGAGCGCGGGATCACGAGGACGCACGACATCGTCGACGATGCCTTGGAAAATGCGCGCCGCCCTTTCTCGTTCGACCATTTCACCAATGACGAGGTCCTCGCCCACCCACAAACCAAGTCGTGAAAGGCTGGCACCTGACGGCAAGGGGAATACATATCGCCCTTCGAGGACGACGTCGGTATCGTTGGCGAATTCTTCTTCGATTTCGGTGCGAGCAAATCCGTCGCGAATGGTTACACGCACGTCATGGGCGCGAAGTCGAACGCCCGGAACGACGGTGCTGGTAGCAGGGCGCCTGCCGGTGATCGTACCGAAGCCGCGCGCCGTTGCGGGGACGGTCGTGGGCATTTCCTCAGGGTCATCCGCCTCTTCGGCGAGGTCGGCATTCGGCGCCGCAGCCGCTGGGTTTGGCTGGGCGGAACGATTGGCGTCTTCGGCAGCAGATGGCTCCGATTTCGACGCACAGGCAGAGGCTTGAAGGAGCAGGGCCAGGGCCGAAACCGAAACGAAAATACGCGAGCGTTTCATGGAAGCCTTCCTCGACCGCGAACGAGACCCCGCGATCCGACGCATGCTGGATGCCGCTCGTCGCGAAAGGTTCCCGAAATGTTCGTGGGTAGGAGGAAGAAGGGGGAAAGCCGTTACAGATTGGTGGCTGTCACGGTGTAGTTGGTGCAGGTCGGGGCATCGCCATTCTTGCGATAAACGCGCACGTAGACGCTCGTCACGTGTGGCGTGCTGTCGGAACAGCAGCCCGCGCCCGTAACGTATTTGTTGTAGAATTGTTCCCAAACGTTGGCAGCGACGCCGCTCTCGGTATTGTTGCCATTACCCATGGGCGAACAGGCAGCCGGCGTACCGCAGCTC is from Polyangiaceae bacterium and encodes:
- a CDS encoding AgmX/PglI C-terminal domain-containing protein, encoding MKRSRIFVSVSALALLLQASACASKSEPSAAEDANRSAQPNPAAAAPNADLAEEADDPEEMPTTVPATARGFGTITGRRPATSTVVPGVRLRAHDVRVTIRDGFARTEIEEEFANDTDVVLEGRYVFPLPSGASLSRLGLWVGEDLVIGEMVERERAARIFQGIVDDVVRPRDPALLEWKGGSTFSLKIFPMPARQSRKVLLAYDEVLPVVGGRVKYTYPLSLGPDRAVKMDNFRLHVTIEDAGANAAETKMAGHSASLRTENGRLYADFSAEGFVPEGDFMIDYPRPESDAAPVAIEGAANGGFFSVRIPVPAAADQSLATHRDEKVIVLDASHGMTEAGYSAEVTVAKEILRQLRQSDRFALLLCDSACVSYPERGLASKSTESMDEAHRLLRDRTVSGSTDISFALTSALQRLGEAHKGQVVYLGDGSPSAGELKVDTIAARVRPVLSEKRAELRFIGAGSSVDEIVFQGLAETLSASYERLAPGDHLGRRAKDIAKSLSKPLLMGAKLELPAGMVDVIPSVLPALRAGEEIVVVGKLAGATGSERETIRLTGEIDGQPATWSRPLAFSNAPSENRNMLARRWATARIEQLERRGDDEATKEIVAQSIKYHVMSRHTSLIVLENDRMFAAFGIPRTHGHGNLSSAAEIGGSAPDFGDSIGIGGLGLSGRGEGGGGQGFGMGIGSTQGFGSGHGGLSGSHRAKPPSVRMGATTVSGRLPPEIIQRIVRQNFGRFRLCYENGLRNNPNLQGRVGVRFVIGRDGKVTTAANGGSDLPDAGVISCVVRAFYGLSFPQPEGGIVTVVYPIMFAPGGQSVGSWNASRRNWGRTSWIGTLDDKWRRDSSETLAKLQKTADESKESRRAREALINGLLVRGRFDEAFREATSYVSMDPDRTMPHELLARAAAAVGKTELAVAAIDTQADIEPSSGEMHKRAARAFEAAGDEIRACAHWRSTAELRPGDSDAVAEAMRCRSRLLGERGEVLNQIAAIKKPGKQMIALRETLETASVRQYDAGRPAGERISVSITCPDGVEGCPDIVLLDPTGRVMTPVTPGPGRSGSSWIALPWAMEGTYRVLVTGGLDSARGKVEVHLDNSMQKFDVRGGNGTRSVATLSVVGF